In Citrobacter sp. RHB25-C09, the following proteins share a genomic window:
- the yhcN gene encoding peroxide/acid stress response protein YhcN: MKIKTTVAALSVLSVLSFGAFAADSINAEQAQNREAIGSVTVSAIGSSPMDMHEMLNKKAEEKGASAYQITEARSGDTWHATAELYK, encoded by the coding sequence ATGAAAATCAAAACAACTGTAGCCGCTTTAAGCGTTCTGTCTGTTCTTTCTTTCGGCGCTTTCGCCGCTGATTCTATCAACGCTGAACAAGCGCAAAATCGTGAAGCTATCGGTTCTGTTACCGTTAGCGCAATTGGCTCAAGCCCAATGGATATGCATGAAATGCTGAACAAAAAAGCCGAAGAAAAAGGGGCTTCAGCGTATCAGATCACCGAAGCACGTAGCGGTGACACCTGGCATGCTACTGCCGAACTGTACAAATAA
- the argR gene encoding transcriptional regulator ArgR encodes MRSSAKQEELVKAFKALLKEEKFSSQGEIVLALQDQGFDNINQSKVSRMLTKFGAVRTRNAKMEMVYCLPAELGVPTTSSPLKNLVLDIDYNDAVVVIHTSPGAAQLIARLLDSLGKAEGILGTIAGDDTIFTTPANGFSVKDLYEAILELFEQEL; translated from the coding sequence ATGCGAAGCTCGGCTAAGCAAGAAGAATTAGTAAAGGCGTTCAAAGCGCTACTTAAAGAAGAAAAATTCAGTTCGCAGGGTGAGATTGTTCTCGCGTTACAGGATCAGGGCTTTGACAACATTAATCAGTCCAAAGTCTCCCGCATGCTGACTAAATTTGGTGCAGTCCGCACCCGCAACGCCAAAATGGAGATGGTTTATTGCCTCCCGGCTGAACTGGGTGTGCCGACCACCTCCAGCCCGCTGAAGAATTTGGTTCTGGATATCGACTACAACGACGCCGTCGTGGTGATCCACACCAGCCCAGGTGCTGCCCAACTGATTGCGCGCCTGCTGGACTCTCTGGGTAAAGCGGAAGGCATTCTCGGCACCATCGCCGGGGATGACACTATCTTCACGACCCCGGCCAATGGATTTTCAGTCAAAGATCTCTACGAAGCCATTCTCGAACTGTTCGAACAAGAACTTTGA
- a CDS encoding NAD-dependent succinate-semialdehyde dehydrogenase gives MQTLQDNELFQTGYLVDGHWKTLETTFDVLNPATGETIAKVAKAGKQQTEEAIAAASRAFPGWRAKTAKERSAILYRWYELIIENKSWLGRLMTTEQGKPLKEAEGEVEYAASFIQWFAEQAKRANGEIIPPVKPGSRILATREPIGVVAAITPWNFPMAMLTRKLGPALAAGCTGVIKPANNTPLSAFALLALAKIAGVPDGVLNAVAGNTPEISDAIMASHDVRKISFTGSTAVGKTLMRNAAETMKKVSMELGGNAPFIVFDDADIDAAVKGAIANKFRNAGQVCVSVNRFFIHEKVYDEFTRKLADAVQALKVGNGLDDGVVVGPLIEPSAVNKVREHVEDAVAKGASVLAGGKAHALGGNFWQPTVLGECRDDMQLAREETFGPVAACFRFSTEDEVIARANNTPFGLAAYFYTQNLQRVFRVSQAIESGMIGINECAVSTELGPFGGVKESGLGREGSVLGLDEFLEVKTLHLGGL, from the coding sequence ATGCAAACGCTCCAGGATAACGAACTTTTTCAGACGGGATATCTGGTTGATGGGCACTGGAAAACGCTGGAAACCACTTTTGATGTGCTTAATCCCGCGACCGGCGAAACGATCGCAAAGGTAGCGAAAGCGGGGAAACAGCAGACCGAAGAGGCGATTGCAGCGGCCAGCAGGGCTTTCCCAGGCTGGCGGGCAAAAACGGCCAAAGAGCGGTCGGCGATTTTATACCGTTGGTATGAACTGATTATTGAAAATAAAAGCTGGCTTGGCCGTCTGATGACGACTGAACAAGGTAAGCCGTTGAAAGAAGCGGAAGGCGAAGTAGAGTACGCCGCCAGCTTTATCCAATGGTTTGCCGAGCAGGCCAAGCGAGCTAATGGTGAGATCATTCCACCGGTCAAACCCGGTTCCCGTATTCTTGCCACCCGCGAGCCAATAGGCGTTGTGGCGGCGATAACCCCGTGGAATTTCCCAATGGCAATGCTGACGCGTAAGCTCGGTCCGGCGCTGGCGGCGGGCTGTACCGGGGTGATAAAACCAGCCAATAATACACCGCTCAGCGCGTTTGCCCTCCTCGCACTGGCGAAAATAGCGGGCGTTCCCGATGGCGTACTCAATGCCGTTGCGGGCAATACCCCAGAAATTAGCGACGCCATCATGGCGAGCCACGATGTGCGCAAAATTTCATTTACCGGTTCAACTGCCGTCGGTAAAACGTTGATGCGTAACGCCGCCGAAACCATGAAAAAAGTGTCGATGGAGTTGGGCGGCAACGCGCCTTTCATCGTCTTCGACGATGCCGATATCGACGCTGCCGTGAAAGGGGCGATTGCCAACAAATTCCGTAATGCCGGGCAGGTTTGCGTTAGCGTGAACCGCTTTTTTATCCATGAAAAAGTTTACGACGAATTCACTCGCAAACTGGCCGATGCGGTTCAGGCCTTGAAAGTGGGCAACGGTCTGGATGATGGCGTGGTTGTGGGGCCGCTGATCGAACCGTCTGCGGTTAATAAGGTCCGCGAACATGTTGAAGATGCCGTGGCGAAGGGCGCCAGTGTCCTCGCGGGTGGTAAGGCGCATGCGCTGGGGGGGAACTTCTGGCAGCCTACGGTGTTGGGCGAATGCCGTGACGATATGCAGCTTGCCAGAGAAGAGACATTTGGTCCGGTTGCCGCCTGCTTCCGCTTCAGCACCGAAGATGAGGTAATTGCGCGCGCAAACAACACGCCGTTTGGTCTGGCGGCCTACTTTTATACGCAAAATTTGCAGCGTGTGTTCCGCGTTTCTCAGGCCATTGAAAGTGGCATGATTGGTATTAACGAATGTGCGGTATCCACCGAACTGGGACCGTTTGGCGGAGTGAAAGAGTCTGGGTTGGGGCGTGAAGGATCGGTGCTGGGGTTAGATGAGTTTCTTGAAGTCAAAACTCTGCATTTGGGTGGTTTGTAG
- a CDS encoding barstar family protein, whose protein sequence is MNIYTFDFDEIEDQSDFYREFTQMFGLAREKVSDLDSLWDVITGEALPLPLEIEFVHLPEKLRRRYGALILLFDEAEEELEGQLRFNVRH, encoded by the coding sequence ATGAATATCTATACATTTGATTTTGATGAGATTGAAGACCAAAGCGATTTTTATCGTGAATTTACCCAGATGTTCGGTCTGGCCAGAGAAAAAGTCAGCGATCTCGACTCTCTCTGGGACGTCATCACAGGGGAAGCCTTACCGTTACCGCTGGAGATAGAGTTTGTTCATCTGCCTGAAAAACTACGCAGACGCTACGGCGCGCTGATTTTATTGTTCGATGAAGCAGAAGAAGAGCTGGAAGGGCAACTGCGTTTTAACGTCCGCCATTGA